The genomic DNA GCATACGAATCGCGACGGTATCGTGACCCGAAGTGATGGTATCAGAAACTAAGACGCTCTTTTTTAAAACTAAAGTGAGAGGGCCAGGCCAGAACTCCGCCGCAAGCTTCTGAGCCGCAGGGCTAAACTCGCTCACCAAGGGAAAAATCTGTTGCGGACGTCCGATGTGGACAATCAGTGGGTCAAAGGAAGGGCGTTCTTTGGTGGTAAAAATTTTGGAGATGGCGCCGGGGTGGGAAATTGAACCCGCCAAGCCGTAAACAGTTTCCGTGGGGAGAGCGGCGATCTCTCCTTTTTTTAAGAGGGCCACCGCTTCGTTGACAGAAACGATCATTTGGCTTTTTTCTTTTGTTTCACCCGGTAACGCATATTCACCATCTCGATGGCAAACGAGAAGAACATCGCGAAGTAAATATAGTTCTTATTCACATGGGCGCGCATTCCTTCTAACGTGAGGAAGACCCCAATGAGAATTAAGAACGAGAGGGCTAGAATTTTAATCGTAGGATACTCTTCGACCCAGTGGCTGACCTTCTTAGACGCCGCGAGCATCACGATCATTGCGATCACCATCGCCGTAATCATAATATAAAGCTCTTGTGCCATTCCCACGGCGGTAATGACTGAATCCAACGAGAAAATAATATCGAGAATCATGATCTGCACGATCACAAAAGCCATTCGACGGGCCTGAGCCGCCGACGCTTCAATCGTTGGTGCCTCGCCAGTCTCTTCCATTTTATCGTGGATCTCTTTCGTCGATTTGGCGATCAGGAATAGGCCTCCGCCGATGAGAATAAAATCACGAATCGAGAACGGATGATCCAAGACAGTCATCACATCGGCTGTGAGACCCATGACCCAACTGATCGAGAACAGGAGTAAAAGACGCGTCAGTAGCGCGAAAGCTATACCTAAATTTCGAGCTTTAGCTCTTTGAGATACAGGTAGGCGGTTGGTGAGGATCGCAATAAAAACAATATTATCGATTCCTAGGACAATCTCCATAAAACTGAGGGTCACTAAGGATATCAGGGCATCAGCAGTCATCATGGGTTGATTTATTATTGAATTTCGCCGTTTTGGCAAGTGTGAGTCACACGAATCAATCCAGAATTAAGACCGCCGTGCTTCCATGGGGAAGAAACTGTGCCTAATATAATAACAATAGAGATCGAAGGGTCTGCCGCGACAATGATGGACTGGGTCGGGTGCACCAGCTTTATGCCCTCTTGGCGAGCTTTTAGCTCGGCCAAAGCGACACACTTTTCAGCAAAATGTTGGGCGAGCTCATCGGTGAGAACAGGCTTCTCTGCGGAAGCCTGTAAGAAAAACTGGGAGAGAATTATAAAAACCAGCGATCGCATTATTGGCGACCGGTGGCTTCGATCAATTGACCGTCTTTGCACTCGGAGCCAACAAACGTCATATTTCGATAAGGCGTAGAACCAAAGCCAGACACAATAAAGATATCACTCGCGTTGGCGCTGACACGCACGTCGAACTGGGTGATATTGATCTGGTATTGTCGGGCGTTGGATTGCAACTTCATCATGCAAAGCGAGACGCTATCGAGGTCTTTTTGGGTGATGGATCCCACGGGGGCCTGAGGATTGGACGAGAGAGCTTGCTCCAGATCCATCTGTCTTTGCTTTACGCTTTCGACATCGGATTGAAAATTGAGGCCCGTTTGCTGGCCGAGGGCCTGTGTCGAGGCCAAAATACATAGAAGGGCGAGGATTGATTTCATTAAGATCTCCTTTTTAGCTTTAGCGAACCCCGAGATTATAACTCATTCCTAAAAATCGCTAGAATAAGTTCACGGTCGTGAAGTGATTTCATGGGTGTCAAAAAGGTAGACAGCGCTGAAATTAATTCAGCTTATAAGAGGGAAATTTAAATGACGGGTAGAGTTCAGTATCATGCTCGCGAACACAAAAAAGGATGTCCATGAAAACAATATTCTTAGCATTGACGATTTTAGTCCCGCAGTGGTCTTTGGCTCAGGTCATCAACTATCCTCCGCCAGTTCACGAAAACGGGTTTATTGTTCTCGACGTTCTCGAGAGGACTCAGTTCAATAAAGATAAAAAGAATCCCAAATTTGTGGATCCGGTGATGTACCCTCAAGATATCGCTCGTGTTCGTCAGCTGGGCTTAGCTCCCTACAGCCCGTTATTTTCGTTTGTTCCCAAAGAAAAAAAGAAAGACCACGCGGAGCCCTGGCTCGAGGGAAGACCCGACATTACTCAGCCAGATCAGGCAGAGCGAGTGGCGCAACAACTTCAGCGTTACATTTACGAAGGATGGTTTGCGAAAAATAAAAATCCAAATCAAGATTATGACTCCCAGTTTCGAGAGAACGATGAGCGCACGTGGTGTCACACCCCTTGGCTGAATATTTCCGAAAAAGGTCGCGAGGCGATCCACGGACTCACGAAGGAGTTCCCGATTCGTTCGACGTCGGTTTACACCGTTCCTAAAGAGATTGAAGATCGCGAGCTCGCAGTGACTTGGGGGCTCTCATTCTTTAATCGCAAGGTGTGTGGTCAGTATCAGGAATTTTTCCCCAAAGAAAGAAACATGATCCAACAAATTCAGCAGAGAAAACCTCTGTTTGAATCTCCAGATGGTTCGGTCTCGTTTAAGCTTTTGTTCAATGCCATGAAGGATTGGACGAAGGAAATGCCGGAGTGGGAAGGCGCCTACAACTGGACCGCTCACGTGAGCCACGCTCGTCAAAATGACAAAAAGTCCGATGGGGATGAAAGTATTCGCCAGCTTATGAACATTCCTTTAGTGCAGATTGATATTAGTCTTCGTGACAGTCGCCTCAAAGGTACTCGCAGCGATCTTAAAAACTGGGTGATGGTGTCCTATTACTACGACAAAAACTACAAGGCGCCGCACTTAGCGGATATGGACATCCCCGAGGCGCTGAAACACATGCGACCGATCGGTGTTCAATACGGCCTCGATACGGGAGAGTCCATCATATTTGCGGGAGCTCATAACAATCATCGCCCCGGTTACAATACGGGGGATCGCACGGAACTCCCTTACTCAGCCACGCGTCTCAATGGTCCGGTAGACAATACCGTATCCTCGTGTTTGGGATGTCATGCGCAGTCAGGAATTAACTTTGGATTACCGCCGGGAGAAAGAGTGCCCGGAGCCGGCCTAGGATTTCTCAAGAACGAAGACTATCTCCGCCAGATCTCGAAATCCAAGAACGGAAGTTTCGACTTTAATATGCAAGTGGATAAGGCGATGAGAAATTTTGCTTTATCAAAAAAGCAAAAAGTGGAAGGACCTGCGCCGCAAAAATGATGAGCGGCGTGGACCATTGACGTCTTATTTCTGTGCAACGCCTTGAACGGGACGATTCTGAGCCGGATCCTTATAAGGGTTACATTGTTCATGTAACTCTTCCGGATAACATAAAGTTAATAATGGAGCAGAGCCATTCGGCCAAATGATGGATTGAATCATAAATCGGGCGTTCGCTCCGTCCTCGGGATTTAAAGGTGCTAGGCGAACAGGTGTTCCTTTGCCCGTTTTACCTTCGGCATAGCCGCCCTTGAATTTAAGGGGCCAGCTTTGTCCGTGAGATAGCCCATCAATCACTTGGAACCATCCGTCGACCATTTTCACGCGCTCGAACATATCTGTTTTTCCAAAAGCTTCTTTGCCGGGGTATGGTTTTCTCACAAAGTGGAAAGGTGGGCACACAAAGCGTTTGTTGAGATTTTTATCAAAAAAATTAGCGCTGGCCACTTGGCGACTTTGCGAAGCTTTTGTTGTTTGTCGAACCGTTTTTTTGCGCTCTTCGGCTTTAGAGCCCTCTTTTATTTTCTTAAACATCTCGGTCTCTTTGTCGTTCATGCACGGAAATTTTTCGATATCGTGTGTGGTGTGCCACTCACCGAAGCGATGTTGTTGAGAGTCCTTCGAATGCGTGGAGTGAGCCACGATGATGACTATCAGAAACGTAAGTGTTTTGCTAAATGATGACTTCATGTTGTCCCCCGAGACAATGCTGCGTTTATAAAATTAGTGTAAGGGATGAAAGTCGAGTTTCAAAATTTTTTTGTGTTAGGTAACATAATCAGTCTCATTCTAAAACAAAGTGAGTTTTTGCTTTGAATTCCCTGAGGAATTTCGAATTATTTTGTCGACGAATTTGACACTTGAGGTGCCATGGAGTTGATGGCGGCGTTGAAAATTACTGAAGAAAGTCGGTGAGAATTTCTGCAAATCTTTGCGGGTTTTCGATGTTGGCGCAGTGACCATGACCCATAATTTTCGCAAACTGTCCATGCTTACAGAGTTCGGCCATCTTTTTGGTGTCTTCGATCGGAAGGAG from Bdellovibrionales bacterium includes the following:
- a CDS encoding TerC family protein; its protein translation is MMTADALISLVTLSFMEIVLGIDNIVFIAILTNRLPVSQRAKARNLGIAFALLTRLLLLFSISWVMGLTADVMTVLDHPFSIRDFILIGGGLFLIAKSTKEIHDKMEETGEAPTIEASAAQARRMAFVIVQIMILDIIFSLDSVITAVGMAQELYIMITAMVIAMIVMLAASKKVSHWVEEYPTIKILALSFLILIGVFLTLEGMRAHVNKNYIYFAMFFSFAIEMVNMRYRVKQKKKAK